From a region of the Thermosipho melanesiensis BI429 genome:
- a CDS encoding electron transfer flavoprotein subunit beta/FixA family protein, whose product MKVIVFAKQVPDTSEVKIDKEKGTLIRDNVSSIMNPEDKNALEVALRLKEQLGAKVIVITMGPPSAEEILRESYAMGADMCYLITDPLFAGADTLVTSKILAKAARLIGFDLILTGRQAIDGDTAQVGVELAEHLGIPSIAYVIDISINEKRVFVKRELDEKIEILSTELPCLITCSKEINIPRYMSLSGIFSCYSKKIVVLDNKVFGFKKEEVGLLGSPTKVKKTFTKIVNKKCEIVETDLNEGIEKIEEILSSIGGM is encoded by the coding sequence ATGAAAGTAATAGTTTTTGCAAAACAAGTCCCCGATACATCAGAGGTAAAGATAGATAAAGAAAAAGGTACGCTGATAAGAGATAACGTTAGTTCAATAATGAATCCAGAGGATAAAAATGCATTGGAGGTAGCTTTAAGGCTAAAGGAACAATTAGGCGCAAAGGTTATTGTTATAACTATGGGGCCACCTTCTGCGGAAGAAATTTTAAGGGAAAGTTATGCAATGGGTGCCGATATGTGTTATTTAATAACTGATCCGTTGTTTGCTGGAGCAGATACGTTAGTTACCAGTAAGATACTTGCAAAAGCCGCACGATTAATTGGTTTTGATTTAATTTTAACGGGTAGGCAAGCAATAGATGGAGATACAGCACAAGTGGGAGTTGAATTAGCAGAACATTTAGGGATACCAAGTATTGCATATGTAATTGATATTTCTATAAACGAAAAAAGGGTTTTTGTGAAAAGAGAATTGGATGAAAAGATAGAAATTTTATCTACGGAATTACCGTGTTTGATTACTTGTTCAAAAGAGATTAATATTCCTAGATATATGAGTTTAAGTGGAATATTTAGTTGTTATTCTAAGAAGATAGTTGTTTTGGATAACAAAGTTTTTGGATTTAAAAAGGAAGAAGTGGGACTTTTAGGTTCTCCAACTAAAGTAAAAAAGACTTTTACCAAAATTGTTAATAAAAAATGTGAAATTGTTGAAACAGATTTAAATGAGGGTATTGAAAAAATAGAGGAGATTTTATCTAGTATAGGGGGGATGTAA
- a CDS encoding mannose-1-phosphate guanylyltransferase produces MNCALIMAGGKGERFWPYSTDEKPKQFINLFGEKTMIQQTVDRLDGFLPIENIFIVTGEKYVNLVKKQLPNLPEKNIIVEPEGRNTAPCIALSAFYIKKIYGNVNLAVFPADHLVRDVEVFRKTLSLSFEFVEAKEDVIVTLGIKPDRPETGYGYIKFLGEDVKINESILKVERFVEKPDKLTAERYVNEGKYLWNAGIFVWKIDTILKNTKEFLPNTYGILKNVFDKKDLYEELKIAYKKVDKISVDFGIMEHAKNIYVIPVDFGWDDVGSWIAVERYSEKDEDGNVISQNIHYFDSKRNIVKSKKKTILNGVNDLVVIETDEYLIVSHKDSISKIKDIKNKIE; encoded by the coding sequence TTGAATTGCGCCCTTATAATGGCAGGAGGGAAAGGTGAAAGGTTTTGGCCCTATTCTACTGATGAAAAACCAAAACAATTTATCAATCTATTTGGCGAAAAGACAATGATTCAACAAACTGTTGATCGCTTAGACGGATTTCTTCCTATAGAAAATATTTTTATTGTTACAGGGGAAAAATATGTAAATCTTGTAAAAAAACAACTACCGAATTTACCAGAGAAAAATATAATAGTAGAACCTGAGGGGAGAAATACCGCTCCTTGTATTGCGTTATCTGCGTTTTATATAAAAAAAATATACGGTAATGTTAACCTTGCTGTATTTCCAGCAGATCATCTTGTAAGAGATGTTGAGGTTTTTAGAAAAACGTTATCTCTTTCCTTTGAATTTGTTGAGGCAAAAGAGGATGTTATAGTTACACTGGGTATAAAGCCAGATAGGCCGGAAACTGGATATGGATATATAAAATTTTTGGGAGAAGATGTAAAGATTAACGAATCCATTTTAAAGGTTGAAAGATTTGTGGAAAAACCGGATAAATTAACTGCTGAAAGGTATGTGAATGAAGGAAAGTATCTTTGGAATGCGGGAATTTTTGTCTGGAAAATTGACACGATATTGAAAAATACTAAAGAATTTTTACCAAATACCTATGGTATTTTAAAAAATGTTTTTGATAAAAAAGACCTATATGAAGAGTTAAAAATAGCATATAAAAAGGTTGATAAGATTTCAGTGGATTTTGGAATAATGGAACATGCAAAAAATATCTATGTTATTCCTGTAGATTTTGGTTGGGATGATGTGGGAAGTTGGATAGCGGTTGAAAGGTACAGTGAGAAAGATGAAGATGGAAACGTTATTTCTCAGAACATACATTATTTTGATTCAAAGAGAAATATTGTGAAAAGCAAGAAAAAGACAATTTTAAACGGAGTAAATGACCTAGTAGTAATAGAAACAGATGAGTATTTAATAGTATCACATAAAGATAGTATTTCTAAAATAAAAGATATAAAAAATAAGATAGAGTAA
- a CDS encoding FMN-binding protein encodes MKTDNRFYVVLFTFTVTFLFVLVLSYINYITTGKVKTNEEFLKVRAILNAAGINFNNEDEAILRYEKSVSILRKAGNEFYVVNLDGKKKVYVYIFSGNGLWGTITGAIALDENVEKIVGIDIISQNETPGLGGRIEEDWFKEQFRGKKIDKDLIVQKSGKNGGIQDYKVDAITGATLTSKFFVKVINDTIKEVRDILRGDQNE; translated from the coding sequence ATGAAAACGGATAATAGATTTTATGTTGTTCTATTTACATTTACCGTTACTTTTCTTTTTGTTTTGGTGTTATCTTATATTAACTACATCACAACAGGTAAAGTTAAAACTAATGAAGAATTTTTAAAAGTAAGGGCAATTTTAAATGCAGCGGGGATAAATTTCAATAATGAAGATGAAGCAATTTTAAGATACGAAAAGAGTGTCAGTATATTAAGAAAAGCAGGGAATGAATTTTATGTTGTCAATTTAGATGGTAAAAAGAAGGTATATGTTTACATTTTTTCAGGCAATGGTCTATGGGGGACAATAACAGGTGCAATTGCGTTAGATGAAAACGTTGAAAAAATTGTAGGAATTGATATTATTTCACAAAATGAGACACCAGGTCTTGGGGGAAGAATAGAGGAAGATTGGTTTAAAGAACAGTTTAGGGGAAAAAAGATTGACAAAGATTTAATTGTACAAAAATCTGGGAAGAATGGAGGGATACAGGATTACAAGGTTGATGCAATAACAGGTGCTACGTTGACTTCGAAATTTTTTGTAAAGGTAATAAATGACACGATAAAGGAAGTTAGAGATATTTTAAGGGGGGACCAAAATGAATAA
- a CDS encoding FapA family protein encodes MFEIIPSNERIKIKKSHGKLSTEEIKKLLMDLASYGVKVNFNSIRNFSLKEDADEMTLKIEKIQITISADEMEAYVKLNSKDITFNEIIESIEKEGICYGILENEIKSALTEGKEKFPIAKGKEPKNGKDGYLIFHVELPNKKVRENSKEGKIDFYNLDIFKFVKKDQVLAEIIPPTPGEDGMTVLGRKIKATLGKKATYTLDKNTFIDGNYIKSKIDGVFSFEEGKFTVSPVLLIDGDVDLSTGNINSDITVQIMGWVRNGFKISSKKDIIIEGGVEKDVVLNAQGSIVIKGGVFGGPKSEIFCKKNLYSKFLQDLKAVVEGDIYVNDYVINCNIQSNGSLFLSTNNGKLINTNISLKYAAYVKELIGGKKKIKIKGFSRKELLKLINSYMNEKTKLKKIMVDWSLKIKNNVLEIAKLKAEGDDFTHLVIEQQRLSNGYKRMLETYSKLEDKINQIKEILLHVKGEGAIYILNKAVDLKTTLKTVPLEITEIKNSVIYIDENEEVKKE; translated from the coding sequence ATGTTTGAAATTATTCCATCTAATGAAAGGATAAAAATAAAAAAATCTCATGGTAAACTCTCTACAGAAGAAATTAAAAAACTATTAATGGATTTAGCCTCTTATGGTGTTAAAGTAAATTTCAATTCCATAAGAAATTTTTCATTAAAAGAAGATGCAGATGAAATGACCTTAAAAATCGAAAAAATACAAATTACAATTTCTGCCGATGAAATGGAAGCATATGTAAAGCTCAACTCAAAAGATATTACTTTTAATGAAATCATAGAATCAATTGAAAAAGAGGGAATTTGTTATGGAATTTTGGAAAACGAAATAAAAAGTGCATTAACTGAAGGAAAAGAAAAATTTCCAATAGCAAAAGGAAAAGAACCAAAAAATGGAAAAGATGGTTACCTTATTTTTCATGTAGAATTACCCAATAAAAAGGTAAGGGAAAACTCCAAAGAAGGAAAAATAGATTTTTACAATCTTGATATATTCAAATTTGTAAAAAAGGACCAAGTGCTTGCAGAAATCATTCCACCAACCCCTGGCGAAGATGGAATGACTGTACTAGGAAGAAAAATAAAAGCAACATTAGGAAAAAAGGCTACGTATACCTTGGATAAAAACACATTTATAGATGGTAATTACATTAAATCAAAAATAGATGGTGTTTTTAGTTTTGAAGAAGGAAAATTCACGGTTTCACCTGTACTTTTAATAGATGGTGATGTTGATTTGAGTACAGGAAATATTAATTCAGATATAACAGTACAAATTATGGGATGGGTTAGAAATGGGTTTAAGATTAGTTCTAAGAAAGACATAATAATTGAAGGTGGTGTAGAAAAAGACGTTGTTTTAAATGCTCAGGGAAGTATTGTAATTAAAGGTGGTGTATTTGGAGGACCTAAGAGTGAAATTTTTTGTAAAAAAAATTTGTACTCAAAATTTCTCCAAGATTTAAAGGCAGTTGTTGAAGGAGACATATATGTAAATGATTACGTAATTAACTGCAACATTCAAAGCAATGGTTCTTTATTTTTAAGTACAAACAACGGTAAATTAATAAACACAAACATTTCTCTTAAATATGCAGCATATGTAAAAGAATTAATAGGTGGAAAAAAGAAAATTAAAATAAAAGGTTTTTCAAGAAAAGAACTCTTAAAACTTATAAATTCATATATGAACGAAAAAACAAAACTAAAAAAGATAATGGTTGATTGGTCCCTAAAAATTAAAAATAACGTACTTGAAATTGCAAAATTAAAAGCAGAAGGAGATGATTTTACACATCTTGTTATTGAACAACAGCGTTTATCGAACGGATACAAAAGAATGTTAGAAACATATTCAAAACTAGAGGATAAAATAAACCAAATAAAGGAAATTTTGCTCCATGTCAAAGGAGAAGGTGCTATATATATCCTCAACAAAGCAGTTGATTTAAAAACCACGTTAAAAACTGTCCCCCTTGAAATAACAGAAATCAAAAACTCTGTAATCTATATTGATGAAAATGAAGAGGTGAAAAAAGAATGA
- a CDS encoding acyl-CoA dehydrogenase, giving the protein MEYLMTKEQKLAQKLFKEFAEREVKPIAKQVDEEEYFPFETVKKMGQIGMMGIPFPNEVGGAGGDYLTYILAVEELAKVCATTAIILSAHTSLCCEPIYRFGNDFQKRKYLIPLVKGAKIGAFALTEPNAGTDAANQQTTAKLQGENYILNGTKIFVTNGGVADIYIVFATTNRELGTKDISAFIVEKDFEGFKIGKVEEKMGIRGSMTTEIVLENCMVPKENLLGAEGEGFKIALKTLDGGRIGVAAQALGIAEGAIDEVLKYVKERKQFNRPLSSFQGLQWYIAEMITNTRAAKLLVYDAALKKDKGLLKSADASMAKKFASDNAMFVTTQAVQIFGGYGYMKDYPIERMMRDAKITQIYEGTNEVQKMVIANQYLRR; this is encoded by the coding sequence ATGGAATACTTAATGACGAAAGAGCAAAAACTTGCGCAAAAGCTTTTTAAAGAGTTTGCCGAAAGAGAAGTAAAACCTATAGCTAAACAAGTAGACGAAGAAGAATATTTTCCTTTTGAGACAGTAAAGAAAATGGGACAAATTGGAATGATGGGAATTCCCTTTCCAAATGAAGTAGGAGGAGCTGGAGGGGATTATCTAACTTATATCTTGGCAGTAGAAGAACTTGCAAAGGTATGTGCAACTACTGCAATAATTTTATCAGCACATACATCTTTATGTTGTGAGCCTATATATAGATTTGGAAATGATTTTCAAAAAAGAAAATATCTAATTCCATTGGTTAAGGGTGCAAAAATTGGTGCTTTTGCTTTGACAGAGCCTAATGCAGGGACCGATGCGGCAAATCAGCAAACTACTGCGAAGCTGCAGGGCGAAAATTACATATTAAATGGTACGAAGATTTTTGTAACAAACGGAGGGGTTGCAGATATATATATTGTTTTTGCTACGACTAATAGAGAGTTGGGAACTAAGGATATTAGTGCATTTATTGTGGAAAAGGATTTTGAAGGTTTTAAAATAGGAAAGGTTGAAGAAAAGATGGGAATAAGAGGTTCTATGACAACGGAGATTGTTTTAGAAAATTGTATGGTTCCAAAAGAAAACCTTTTAGGTGCAGAAGGTGAAGGATTTAAGATTGCGTTAAAAACACTAGATGGTGGGAGAATAGGTGTTGCTGCACAAGCATTGGGAATTGCGGAAGGTGCGATTGATGAGGTGTTGAAATATGTAAAAGAACGAAAACAATTTAATAGACCTTTAAGTAGTTTTCAAGGTTTGCAATGGTATATTGCTGAGATGATTACAAATACACGTGCTGCGAAATTATTAGTATACGATGCGGCGTTAAAAAAAGATAAAGGACTATTAAAGAGTGCGGATGCTTCTATGGCAAAGAAGTTTGCATCTGATAATGCTATGTTTGTGACAACTCAAGCTGTTCAAATTTTTGGTGGTTATGGATATATGAAAGATTATCCCATTGAGAGAATGATGAGAGATGCAAAGATTACTCAAATTTATGAAGGAACAAATGAAGTGCAAAAGATGGTTATTGCAAATCAATATTTAAGGAGGTAA
- a CDS encoding RnfABCDGE type electron transport complex subunit D has protein sequence MHFFQKQPMMRRVIYALFPIYIYAFLFYGFRLVFLSILIFTAGILTEYLFEKRKNKKVSEAVLVSCMLYTLSLPPNVPWWIAVIGIVFGIAIAKEAYGGFGRNVFNPAITGRLFVYVTFPTFMTSGWLVAKFGSFGKDAITSATPLAILRYGGSVDIAKLFLGLRAGSFGEGAMFLILLGAIYLIVTRTASFRIMLSTFLSASAFILLFDLFLGKMPFLLAILSGSLIFVSVFIATDPITAPKNKKAQIIYGLIIGTSIAVIRSFSLFSEGTSFAILLGNTFAPLLDFLTKKVKK, from the coding sequence ATGCATTTCTTTCAAAAGCAACCTATGATGCGAAGGGTTATTTATGCTTTATTTCCCATATACATATATGCATTTTTATTCTATGGTTTTAGGCTTGTTTTTTTAAGTATTTTGATATTTACAGCAGGGATTTTAACAGAATATTTGTTTGAAAAACGAAAGAATAAAAAGGTTTCAGAAGCAGTGCTAGTAAGTTGTATGCTTTATACATTATCTTTGCCACCTAATGTTCCATGGTGGATTGCGGTTATAGGAATAGTATTTGGAATAGCTATTGCAAAAGAAGCATACGGTGGATTTGGAAGGAATGTATTTAATCCTGCTATTACTGGAAGGCTATTTGTATATGTTACATTTCCGACTTTTATGACAAGTGGTTGGTTAGTGGCAAAGTTTGGATCATTTGGAAAAGATGCTATTACTTCAGCAACACCACTTGCTATTTTACGTTATGGAGGTAGTGTTGATATAGCAAAGCTATTTCTTGGTTTAAGGGCAGGTTCTTTTGGTGAAGGTGCAATGTTTCTGATATTATTAGGAGCAATATATCTTATTGTTACGAGAACGGCAAGTTTTAGAATAATGCTTTCTACCTTTCTTTCTGCATCTGCCTTTATTTTATTATTTGATTTATTTTTAGGAAAAATGCCATTTTTACTTGCAATTTTATCAGGAAGTTTAATATTTGTTTCTGTATTTATAGCAACAGATCCTATTACTGCACCAAAAAACAAAAAGGCACAGATAATTTACGGATTAATAATAGGGACTTCTATTGCGGTGATAAGAAGTTTTTCTTTGTTTTCAGAAGGTACAAGTTTTGCGATATTACTTGGAAATACATTTGCTCCCCTTCTTGACTTTTTGACAAAGAAGGTGAAAAAATGA
- a CDS encoding electron transfer flavoprotein subunit alpha/FixB family protein yields the protein MVMVYCQSDKEKLHPVSYELISKASEFHGMEVVALVLGNSEDAEVLFNYGADRVILVENVGSYNLEVYTDVICKIVKKESPEIFLLGATQLGRELAPRIAARLNTGLTADCTNLEVNDGLIYMTRPAFGGNLMATIICEKHRPQMVTVRPNVFEKRENKKLGKVEKVKIDYKESRIKIEEVIEKGLKETDITKAEIIVSGGRGVGSKEGFEKLKEFANLIGGVVAGSRVAVENGWIEKEKQVGQTGKTVRPKIYFAIGISGTIQHLAGIHENSFIIAINKDKNAPIIKMANLAIISDWGPVIDRLIKRKIEKEKASVLK from the coding sequence ATGGTTATGGTTTATTGCCAGAGCGATAAAGAAAAATTACATCCTGTAAGTTATGAATTAATATCAAAGGCCTCAGAATTTCATGGTATGGAAGTCGTGGCATTGGTGCTTGGAAATTCTGAGGATGCAGAAGTGCTTTTTAATTACGGTGCAGATAGAGTTATTTTGGTTGAAAATGTTGGAAGTTATAACCTTGAAGTATATACTGATGTGATATGTAAAATAGTAAAAAAAGAAAGCCCGGAAATATTTTTACTAGGAGCAACACAACTTGGAAGGGAACTTGCACCACGTATTGCCGCTCGTTTGAATACAGGTTTAACTGCGGATTGTACTAATCTTGAAGTAAATGATGGTTTAATTTATATGACACGACCTGCTTTTGGTGGAAATTTAATGGCTACTATTATTTGTGAAAAACATAGACCTCAAATGGTTACGGTAAGACCAAATGTTTTTGAAAAAAGGGAAAATAAAAAGTTGGGAAAGGTTGAAAAAGTTAAAATTGATTACAAAGAATCTAGGATAAAAATAGAAGAAGTGATTGAAAAAGGTTTAAAAGAAACGGATATTACAAAAGCGGAAATAATAGTTAGTGGAGGTAGAGGAGTAGGTTCTAAAGAAGGTTTTGAAAAGTTAAAGGAATTTGCTAATTTAATAGGTGGAGTGGTTGCGGGTTCAAGGGTAGCAGTGGAAAATGGCTGGATAGAAAAGGAAAAACAAGTGGGGCAAACGGGAAAAACTGTAAGACCCAAAATTTATTTTGCAATAGGAATATCTGGAACAATACAACACCTTGCAGGTATTCATGAAAATAGTTTTATTATAGCGATTAATAAAGATAAAAATGCACCTATAATTAAGATGGCTAATTTAGCAATTATAAGTGATTGGGGACCTGTAATTGACAGATTAATAAAGAGAAAAATTGAAAAGGAAAAAGCTAGTGTGTTAAAATAG
- a CDS encoding exopolysaccharide transport family protein, which yields MENQVEELTLSDILHIFKKRQLWFWMVFVLTIVATGVYLVFFATPIYEVSVKIKIPSKSSSPSLSSLSGAAALMLGGGMTSLGVSDEMELIKSRRTLQKVIKDLNLMDYFKSKIKDEEGKEKLTLNSVIDKLQEEVISVETVKDTSFVEIKVSLDDKEMAYKLSKKILEAYTEVSKELNKDQNTYMVEFIEKQLPQTEKELEKVEERLKKFKKEKSILPSKEAELLVDNLAEFDKKYYSAQLELTGLKIKFENLKSSISQFKELISKLDYVPNSPVISLLREKLVEYQIEYQGLLQKYSPDSIEVKEIEVKINEIEKKIKEEIDNIVKSSFNMDDPVLSNIYTQLVETQAALEISKANLESLVKLRAKFEEKLKELPDIEMEYINLERDYQLKQNAYILLKTKLEELKLSTAGFNFNAPIIVDEPFIPEKPSKPNKKLTLAIGGVLGIFIGILFVFVAEARDKKIRDWFDVEKTIGKKPIVLVEPDMNLSIFKAPGSRYSNLVEKIAMKIVSDSNPNVIGITSVGSFREKEIFSANFAGFFAKSGKKTLLLDFENSMYKIFDVNGGKTLVEVLKKNNDIQKVEENLYLIIKGRENVNDILISEDFEELMRRFKEEFNYVIINLPGSDSSSIPLLKKLCDELILVVKEKITDKEKFIESMEELKTRYIVLSE from the coding sequence ATGGAAAATCAAGTAGAAGAACTTACATTATCGGATATTTTACATATATTTAAAAAAAGACAATTGTGGTTTTGGATGGTTTTTGTTTTAACAATAGTTGCAACGGGTGTTTACCTTGTATTTTTTGCAACTCCTATTTACGAAGTTAGCGTGAAGATAAAGATTCCATCTAAATCTTCTTCTCCATCTTTGAGTTCTTTGTCTGGAGCGGCAGCTTTGATGCTTGGTGGTGGAATGACTTCACTAGGTGTTTCAGATGAGATGGAATTGATAAAGAGTAGAAGAACTTTGCAAAAAGTTATTAAAGACCTTAATCTTATGGATTATTTTAAAAGTAAGATAAAAGATGAAGAAGGCAAAGAAAAATTAACCTTAAATTCAGTTATTGATAAATTGCAAGAAGAAGTAATTTCGGTTGAAACAGTAAAAGATACTTCTTTTGTAGAAATAAAAGTAAGCCTGGATGACAAAGAAATGGCATATAAACTTTCTAAAAAAATATTAGAGGCGTATACAGAGGTTTCAAAAGAACTTAATAAAGATCAAAATACCTATATGGTTGAATTTATTGAAAAACAACTTCCTCAAACAGAAAAAGAGTTAGAGAAAGTGGAAGAAAGGTTGAAGAAATTTAAGAAGGAAAAATCTATATTACCGTCGAAAGAAGCTGAACTGCTAGTTGATAATTTAGCAGAGTTTGATAAAAAATACTATTCTGCTCAGCTTGAACTTACTGGTTTAAAGATAAAATTTGAAAATCTTAAATCATCTATTTCTCAATTTAAAGAACTTATAAGTAAATTAGATTACGTTCCCAATAGTCCTGTGATTTCTTTGTTAAGAGAAAAGCTTGTAGAATATCAAATAGAATATCAAGGACTTCTTCAAAAATATTCTCCAGATTCCATAGAGGTAAAAGAGATTGAAGTTAAGATAAATGAAATAGAAAAAAAGATAAAAGAAGAGATTGATAACATTGTAAAAAGTAGTTTTAATATGGATGATCCAGTACTTTCAAATATTTATACTCAATTGGTTGAAACACAAGCTGCGTTGGAAATTTCAAAAGCAAATTTAGAATCACTTGTAAAATTAAGAGCAAAGTTTGAAGAAAAATTGAAAGAGCTACCTGATATAGAAATGGAATATATAAATCTTGAAAGAGATTATCAGTTAAAACAAAATGCTTACATTTTGTTAAAGACAAAATTGGAAGAGTTGAAATTATCCACAGCTGGTTTTAATTTTAATGCACCAATAATCGTAGATGAACCATTTATTCCTGAAAAGCCGTCAAAACCAAATAAGAAATTAACACTTGCAATTGGTGGAGTGTTGGGAATATTTATTGGAATTTTATTTGTTTTTGTAGCAGAAGCAAGGGATAAAAAAATAAGAGATTGGTTTGATGTAGAAAAAACAATTGGAAAAAAACCTATTGTTTTAGTTGAACCAGATATGAACCTTTCCATTTTTAAAGCGCCTGGTTCAAGATATTCAAATTTAGTTGAAAAAATTGCTATGAAGATTGTTAGTGATAGTAATCCAAATGTTATAGGCATAACATCTGTTGGAAGTTTTAGAGAAAAGGAGATTTTTAGTGCAAATTTTGCGGGATTTTTTGCAAAAAGTGGTAAAAAAACTTTGCTTTTAGATTTTGAGAATAGTATGTATAAAATCTTTGATGTTAATGGTGGAAAAACTCTTGTCGAAGTGCTAAAGAAAAATAATGATATACAAAAGGTGGAAGAAAATCTTTATTTAATAATTAAAGGGAGAGAAAATGTAAACGATATTTTAATTTCAGAAGATTTTGAAGAGTTGATGAGGAGATTTAAGGAAGAGTTTAACTATGTGATAATAAATCTTCCAGGTTCTGATTCTTCCAGTATACCACTTTTAAAAAAGCTTTGTGATGAGTTAATTTTGGTTGTAAAAGAAAAAATTACTGATAAGGAAAAGTTTATTGAAAGTATGGAGGAGCTAAAGACAAGATACATAGTATTGAGCGAATAA